The genomic window GGTCGAGCCGGCCGAGGCCGAGCCGGAGACCAGCCGGCTGTCACTGGACCAGGCTGCCGAACCTGAGGCCGCCCTGGACGCGGAGGTCCCCGCCGACGAGCCCGAGTTCGTTCTTGCCGCGCCGGAGGTCGCTACCCCGCAGCCCGAGACCCCCGCCCCGGCGAGCGAAGCCCCGGTCGCGGAACCGGAAGCCCCCGCCGCCGTCGACACCGAGTCCGACATCGCGCGGTTGCAGCGCCTGCTGGCCTTCGTGGTTCGGCAGGAACCGCAGCTGAACTGGGCGGTCGGTGACCACGCGGATGGCACCACGGTGCTGGTGACCGACCTCGCTCACGGGTGGGTGCCGCCGGGTATCGCGTTGCCGGCTGGCGTGCGCTTGCTGGAGCCGGGTCGGCGCTTCGGCAAGGTCGTTGCGCTGCTGGGCGAGATGACGCGCGCCGTGACCTACACGCCCGGCGATCGGGTGGGTCGCGCGGCGGATTTCGCCCCGACGGACACCTCGGTGCAGCCCCGCGAGCTGCCCGCAGTGGAGGACTTCGGCTGGGAGCTGGGCCGCGTCACGCACTGGCGCGACGGGTTGCCCAGGCTCGTACACACGCTGGCCAAGGCCGCTGCGGCGGGAACCGGCGTCGTTGAGGAAGAGGCCGACCTGCTGCGCGTGCACCTCGACACCGCGCGGTACCAGGTGCTGACCCAATATCCCGAAGTCGACCCCGCGCTCTTGCTGAACTGCCTGTTGCTGGCGGCCACCGAGAGCAGCGTCGCGGGAGACGCGATATCGGCGAACTATCACTTCGCGTGGTTCCAAAAGCTCGACGAGCCGCCGGCCAGCCAGTGGACAGCGGAGTCCTAGCGCCGTGGGGAAAACTGTCAAATCATGAATTGACGCTGGTTGGAGCGCTCGATGATACTGACATCGTGTCGGGGGCGGGCAGTCGCAGCGAGCAGAGCGAGCTGAAGGACCAAGATCTCGTCGAAGCTGTGCTGCGTGAGCTGAGCGAGGCGGCCGACAAGTGGGAAGCCCTTGTCGCGCAAGCTGAGACGATCACCTACAGCGTGGATATGGGGGATATTCGGGCGGTGGCAAATTCCGATGGCAGGTTGGTCGAGTTGGCGTTGCATCCAACCGTGATGACCGGCTACGCCCACGCAGAGCTGGCTGACAGATTGAATCTCGCGATCGCAGCGCTCCGCGAGGAGGCAGCAGCCGAGAACCAGGCCAGGTACGGCGGCGACTTGCATTGATGTCGGTGTCGATGTCGCGAACCCGCATCGACCGCCGAAAGGAGAATGATTGTGCCACTCAATCTGTCCAATCGGGACCAGAACTCGGGGCACCTGTTTTACAACCGGCGGTTGCGGGCCGCGATCACCCGGTTTTCGGTCCGGATGAAGCACGACGACCGCAAACAGCAAGCGGCCGTGGCGCTGTCGATCGTGCTCGTCGTCATCGGCATGGGCTGGATGGCGTTGCTGCACTTCATGAAGCCCGCCGGCCTGGTCGGCCAGTCGTCCATCATCGGCGACCGTGACACCGGCGCCATTTATGCGAAGATCAACGGGCGCCTCTACCCCGCGCTCAATCTGACGTCGGCCCGGCTCGTGATCGGCACCGCCTCCGCCCCGGTCTGGGTAAAGGCGAACGAGATAGCGAAGTACCCGACCGGGCCGATGATCGGTATCCCCGGTGCGCCGGACAGCCTGCCGGTCACGGCGAGCTCCGTATCGGCGTGGTCGGTCTGCGACACCGCGGCTACCCGTGGCAGCGGCACCGCTCCCCTGGTGACCTCGATCGCCGGGCAGCTCTCGCCCGAGGGCCGATCGGCGCCGATGGGACCCACGCAGGCGGTCCTGGGCACTCACAAGGGCGCGACCTACGTCATCTGGCACGGCCAGCGGTCGCGCATCGATCCGACCGACCGATCGGTCACCTTCAACCTCGGACTCGACCCCGGCGTCACCTACCCGATAGAGATTTCGAATGCGCTCTTCGATGCGATGCCATCGACGGAACCCATTGTGCTGCCGGCAGTCCCGGCCCGCGGGACACCATCACGGTTGCTGCCGGGCGTGGTGGTCGGCAGCGTGCTGGAGACCCGTGACGCCAGCGGCACCGTGAACGGCTTCTATGTGCTGCTGCCCGACGGCGTGCAGAAGATCACCAGCTTCGTCGCCGACCTGTTGCGAACGGCGAACTCCGAGGGTTCGACCACGCCGCCGCTGATCCCGCCGGACAAGCTGATCCAAATCCCGGTGATCGACGTGCTCGACGTGGATTACTACCCGTCCGGGAAAATGGAATTCGTTGACACAGCGGCGAATCCGACGACATGCGTGGGCTGGGAGAAGCAGTCCGGTGACCCGCAGGCCCGAATCACCCTGTTCACCGGCCGCGGTCTACCCGTCCCCATCGGGATGGATTCGCACGTGGTGCATCTGGTTCGCGACGACCGTGACCCCAATTCGGCTGAGGCTCAACAAACATTGATGTTGCCGGGCGCCGCGAACTTCGTGACCACGACCAGCGGTGTCGCAACCGCGGACAGTCGGGAAAGCTTGTATTGGCTTTCACCGCAAGGGGTTCGGTACGGAATACAGTCGGATCAGTCCACCCTGAAGGCGCTGGGGCTGGATCCCCAGGCGGCCGTGCAAGCTCCGTGGCCGATCGTGCGCACCTTCGCCGTCGGGCCCGCGATAGGCCGCGATGCGGCCTTGGTCGCCCGTGACGCGGTGGCCGGCGGCGGGGCGGTGGCGCCCATTCCCGATTCCACCGAAAGCGGGGGGTAAGTATGTCCAAGAGAGGTTTCGTACGCGGTCGGCGTAAGCCGCCGCCGAACGTTCCGCCGGTGCGTATCGCGGTGGCCGCGCCGCTGGCGTTGCCCGAACGCGAGCCCCGCAATATCTTGGTGATGATTGCGCTTCCTGCACTGCTGGTGGGAATCATCGGCACTTTGGTGGTGATGTACGCGTCGGGCATCCGATCGCTTCAGTCCGGGTTCTTCCCGATGATCGGCCTGGTCGGTTTCGGCACGCTGATGTTCAGCGGGCGCTTCGGGCGAGGTCGCCGGATCAGTTGGGGCGAACAGGAAAAGCAGCGCCGCAGCTACCTACGCCAACTCGACGACGACCGTGACGAGGTGCAGCACGCCGCTCAGCAGCAGCGCCGCAGCCAGCTCTTCGTGCATGGCGATCCGCAGAAACTGGACACCGTCATCGGTGGGCCGCGGATGTGGGAGCGGCGCGCGACCGACCCGGATTTTCTGGATGTCCGCCTGGGTATCGGCATTCAGCAGGCCAGCGAATCGGCGGTGTCGCTGCAGTGGCCCGACGTCCCGATCGGCGAGGAGCTCGAACCGGTGACCGGCGGTGCGCTCCGGGATTTCATCCTCGAGCAGAGCAAAATCCGCGGCATCGGCAAGGTGCTGAGCCTGCGGTCGAAGCCCGGCTTCAGCTTCATCGGCGACGAGCCCAGCGAGCTGCACAGCTTTGCGCGATCGCTGCTGTGCTCGCTGGCGGTCTACCACAGCCCCGGAGACCTGAAGCTCATGGTGGTGACCCGGCATCCCGAGCAGTGGTCGTGGCTGGTGTGGTTGCCGCACAACCAGCACGACGAGATGTTCGATGCGTGCGGGCTGCGCCGGCTGGTGTTCACGTCCCCGACCGAACTGGAAGAGGCGCTCGACGCCGAGCTGCATCGCAAGGGGCGGGGCCCGTGGACGCCCCCGGTCGGAGCCAGCCCCACCTCCATGCCGTCGCCGATGGAATCGCCCGCCGGGCTGACACTGGGCCCGCACTGGGTGATCGTCGATGACAACGTCGGCACGCCCGAGCAATGGGAGGGCGTGACAGGACAGAAGGGCATGGCCGGCATCACGGTGCTGCGGTTGGCCACCCGCGCCGGCGTCGGCGTCGGATTCGCCGACGAGGGCGAACGTTTCGAGCTGCGCGAAGGCAGGCTCACCCATCGCGGCGCGTTCTACGCCGTGGCCGACATGCTCGCCGAGAGCACCGCCAGCCGCTACGCGCGGGCGATCGCCCGCTGGTCCCCGATGAGCGCCGGCGAGCTGTCGGAGACCGACAGCCAGGGCGGGGAGTTGCTACGGGCGCTGGGAATCAGCGATCCCCGCGAACTCGACGTCGACAGACTCTGGGGCGAAAGCCGTGGGCGCGGTGACTCCAAGTGGGCGATGGTCCCCGTCGGCGTTAGGCAGGGCGGCGAGCTGCAGTACGTCATCCTGCGCGCCAAGGACTTTGGTGGGTTCGGCTTCCACTCGGTGGTGATCGGTACCTCCGGTTCGGGGAAGTCGGAGTACTTCCTGTCGCTGTGCAGCGGTATCGCGTTGACGCACTCCCCCGAGACGTTCATCGTCATCTTCGTCGACATGAAGTTCGAATCGGCGGCCCAGGATCTGCAGGGCTTCCCGCATGTCGCGGGCTCGCTGTCCAACCTCGGAAAAGACGACCGGCACCTGGCCGAGCGGATGCGCAAGGCCGTCAACGGCGAGATCGCCCGGCGTTACCGACTTTTCAACAAGGCCGGGGCCCGCGACGCCAACGAG from Mycobacterium shigaense includes these protein-coding regions:
- a CDS encoding DUF5631 domain-containing protein; translated protein: MAIFGRNSARQRLRRATRESLTTPAFSSPIDCTPWVIGGLWPVELSTITDENAAVAEHLRGDLQRITSRTNDELKVIRRAGLNDAARHAAEVRVIDEARSHAARRVESALRQLYATTVAARPAQPQYPRRPPPGRFTRSDDTTRVMPAVRAQPPPAVTEPAQETTEVIPAARVVEPAEAEPETSRLSLDQAAEPEAALDAEVPADEPEFVLAAPEVATPQPETPAPASEAPVAEPEAPAAVDTESDIARLQRLLAFVVRQEPQLNWAVGDHADGTTVLVTDLAHGWVPPGIALPAGVRLLEPGRRFGKVVALLGEMTRAVTYTPGDRVGRAADFAPTDTSVQPRELPAVEDFGWELGRVTHWRDGLPRLVHTLAKAAAAGTGVVEEEADLLRVHLDTARYQVLTQYPEVDPALLLNCLLLAATESSVAGDAISANYHFAWFQKLDEPPASQWTAES
- a CDS encoding DUF2710 family protein; translation: MVSGAGSRSEQSELKDQDLVEAVLRELSEAADKWEALVAQAETITYSVDMGDIRAVANSDGRLVELALHPTVMTGYAHAELADRLNLAIAALREEAAAENQARYGGDLH
- the eccB gene encoding type VII secretion protein EccB is translated as MPLNLSNRDQNSGHLFYNRRLRAAITRFSVRMKHDDRKQQAAVALSIVLVVIGMGWMALLHFMKPAGLVGQSSIIGDRDTGAIYAKINGRLYPALNLTSARLVIGTASAPVWVKANEIAKYPTGPMIGIPGAPDSLPVTASSVSAWSVCDTAATRGSGTAPLVTSIAGQLSPEGRSAPMGPTQAVLGTHKGATYVIWHGQRSRIDPTDRSVTFNLGLDPGVTYPIEISNALFDAMPSTEPIVLPAVPARGTPSRLLPGVVVGSVLETRDASGTVNGFYVLLPDGVQKITSFVADLLRTANSEGSTTPPLIPPDKLIQIPVIDVLDVDYYPSGKMEFVDTAANPTTCVGWEKQSGDPQARITLFTGRGLPVPIGMDSHVVHLVRDDRDPNSAEAQQTLMLPGAANFVTTTSGVATADSRESLYWLSPQGVRYGIQSDQSTLKALGLDPQAAVQAPWPIVRTFAVGPAIGRDAALVARDAVAGGGAVAPIPDSTESGG